In the Kitasatospora terrestris genome, one interval contains:
- the efp gene encoding elongation factor P — MASTNDLKNGMVLKLDGGKLWSVVEFQHVKPGKGPAFVRTKLKEVLTGKVVEKTFNAGVKVETANVDKRTMQYSYRDGNQFIFMDMDTYDQVPVEEGTVGDAAKYLLEGFEALVAQNDGVPLYIELPAAVELTIAETEPGLQGDRSTGGTKPATLETGAEIQVPLFVTTGEKVKVDTRDGSYLGRVK, encoded by the coding sequence GTGGCTTCCACGAACGATCTCAAGAACGGCATGGTCCTCAAGCTGGACGGCGGCAAGCTGTGGTCCGTCGTCGAGTTCCAGCACGTGAAGCCCGGCAAGGGCCCCGCCTTCGTGCGCACCAAGCTGAAGGAGGTCCTGACCGGCAAGGTCGTCGAGAAGACCTTCAACGCGGGCGTCAAGGTCGAGACCGCCAATGTCGACAAGCGGACCATGCAGTACTCGTACCGCGACGGCAACCAGTTCATCTTCATGGACATGGACACCTACGACCAGGTTCCGGTCGAGGAGGGCACCGTCGGCGACGCCGCCAAGTACCTGCTCGAGGGCTTCGAGGCCCTGGTCGCGCAGAACGACGGCGTGCCGCTGTACATCGAGCTCCCGGCCGCGGTCGAGCTGACCATCGCCGAGACCGAGCCGGGCCTGCAGGGCGACCGCTCCACCGGTGGCACCAAGCCCGCCACCCTGGAGACCGGTGCCGAGATCCAGGTCCCGCTCTTCGTCACCACCGGCGAGAAGGTCAAGGTCGACACCCGCGACGGCAGCTACCTCGGCCGGGTCAAGTAA